The Arachis hypogaea cultivar Tifrunner chromosome 14, arahy.Tifrunner.gnm2.J5K5, whole genome shotgun sequence genome has a segment encoding these proteins:
- the LOC140178576 gene encoding uncharacterized protein — protein MKKGIAFEWTPACEEAFHHFKRILSGPPVLGKPRDSEALYLYLAVTNEALATVLIWEEGRAQQPMYFVSKTLQGVELRYIRAEISDQSPGHGRLPRGGYGGPSRISGHTEEYEALISGLLLSKEVGVTRVEVNNDSQVVTSQINGMYQAKDPLLQKYLGKVKDLSKDFEEVMVQHVPREKNTHSDLLSKLASTKPGTGNRSLIQGLVKEPTVALCATRVDVDPLWVDPITEFLGSGKLPDDHKMAKELRREAAKYTIVQGQLFKRGLSQPLLKCLQPDQTDYVLREVHEGCCSHYIGGKALARKLFRAGYYWPTMMADAQEFIRRCKKRQENANFHKAPASELNLLMASRPFSQWGINLLGPFPVGPGQLKYLIVA, from the exons ATGAAAAAAGGAATCGCGTTTGAATGGACCCCAGCATGTGAGGAGGCTTTCCACCATTTCAAAAGAATATTGTCGGGACCTCCTGTGCTTGGAAAACCCAGGGACTCTGAGGCATTGTATCTGTACCTAGCCGTAACCAATGAGGCCTTGGCGACCGTCTTGATATGGGAAGAAGGAAGGGCCCAACAGCCAATGTATTTTGTTAGCAAAACACTCCAAGGAGTGGAGCTGAGATACA TACGAGCCGAGATAAGCGATCAAAGCCCAGGCCATGGCCGACTTCCTCGTGGAGGTTACGGGGGACCCTCACGAATCTCcgggcacacg GAAGAATACGAGGCCCTTATCAGCGGCCTGCTACTGTCAAAGGAAGTGGGGGTGACAAGGGTAGAAGTGAACAATGACTCTCAGGTAGTCACATCCCAGATTAACGGGATGTATCAGGCCAAGGACCCCCTGCTACAAAAATACCTGGGAAAGGTTAAGGACTTGAGCAAGGACTTCGAAGAAGTCATGGTACAGCATGTCCCAAGGGAAAAAAACACGCACTCCGACCTCTTATCTAAACTGGCCAGCACCAAACCGGGAACGGGAAATCGTTCCTTAATTCAAGGCTTGGTAAAAGAACCAACAGTCGCCTTGTGTGCGACCCGTGTAGACGTCGATCCATTATGGGTTGACCCCATCACCGAATTCTTGGGTAGTGGCAAACTCCCTGACGACCACAAGATGGCGAAGGAGTTGAGAAGGGAGGCAGCCAAATACACAATAGTGCAAGGCCAACTGTTTAAGAGAGGGTTGAGTCAACCCCTATTGAAGTGCCTACAACCTGACCAGACGGACTACGTGCTCAGGGAGGTCCACGAGGGTTGTTGCAGCCATTACATAGGAGGGAAGGCTTTGGCTCGGAAGCTCTTCAGAGCCGGTTACTACTGGCCCACGATGATGGCTGATGCTCAAGAATTCATCAGGAGATGCAAGAAGCGCCAAGAAAACGCAAATTTTCACAAGGCGCCAGCATCTGAACTCAACCTGCTAATGGCCTCCCGGCCTTTTAGCCAATGGGGGATCAACCTTCTGGGTCCTTTCCCAGTTGGCCCTGGACAGCTCAAATACCTGATTGTGGCCTGA